In Solanum pennellii chromosome 7, SPENNV200, the following are encoded in one genomic region:
- the LOC107025581 gene encoding protein LAZ1 homolog 2: MWHGIILHLSHVNKYRDLHEPALVIGGCFVLVALILSLLLIFQHLRYYTNPAEQKWIVGVIFMVPVYATESIVSLWNPNLSLACDILRNCYEAFALYSFGSYLIACLGGERQVVELLEDESRKQISQSLLGEEKPVTQKRTLYNFIFHPYVVGKNLFTIERFGLVQYMILKTVSAFLALILEIFGVYGDGKFNWHYGYPYITVVLNFSQMWALYCLVQFYNVTHHKLQSIKPLAKFISFKAIVFATWWQGVGIALLCSLRVLPKERKFQTGLQDFLICIEMAIAAIAHVFVFSSKPYHYVPTSVYEEFTAQKAETTLNIEDGEKPAVVEKIETQVEVPGTSVRESVQDIVVEGGQKVVKDVVLTINQAMGPVEKGMTKIQETFHQTSVDDEEEEKQETEIMIEEQEENSSGDNRYKRETEIKIEEHEHKLSSQVSISRDRTS, from the exons ATGTGGCATGGAATCATTTTACATCTCTCTCATGTGAACAAATATAGAGATCTCCACGAGCCTGCTCTAGTAATTGGGGGATGCTTTGTATTGGTAGCATTGATCCTCTCGCTTCTCTTGATTTTTCAGCATCTCAGATACTATACTAATCCGGCG GAACAAAAATGGATCGTGGGGGTCATATTCATGGTTCCTGTCTATGCAACTGAATCA ATTGTATCCTTGTGGAACCCAAATCTTTCCCTTGCCTGCGACATATTGAGGAACTGTTATGAAGCATTTGCACTCTATTCTTTTGGAAGTTACTTGATCGCTTGCCTTG GGGGTGAGCGACAGGTTGTTGAACTGCTTGAAGATGAATCGAGGAAACAAATCAGCCAGTCATTGCTAGGGGAGGAGAAACCCGTGACACAAAAAAGGACATTGTATAACTTCATTTTCCACCCATATGTCGTGGGGAAGAACTTGTTCACTATAGAAAGATTTGGTCTTGTACAATAT ATGATTTTGAAGACAGTCAGTGCATTCCTAGCTCTCATTTTGGAGATTTTTGGGGTATATGGTGATGGAAAGTTTAACTGGCACTATGG ATATCCCTATATCACTGTGGTACTAAACTTCAGCCAGATGTGGGCATTATATTGTCTTGTCCAATTTTATAATGTGACTCACCATAAACTCCAGTCGATAAAACCGCTAGCAAAATTCATTAGCTTCAAGGCCATTGTTTTTGCAACATGGTGGCAAGGGGTTGGAATCGCCTTGTTGTGTTCTTTAAGGGTGCTCCCAAAGGAACGAAAGTTCCAGACTGGATTGCAAGATTTTCTGATCTGCATAGAG ATGGCTATTGCCGCTATTGCTCATGTTTTTGTCTTCTCCTCGAAACCGTATCACTATGTGCCAACATCTGTATATGAAGAGTTTACTGCCCAAAAAGCTGAAACAACTCTAAATATAGAAGATGGAGAGAAACCAGCCGTTGTTGAAAAGATAGAAACTCAGGTTGAGGTTCCAGGGACAAGTGTTAGAGAAAGTGTTCAGGACATTGTTGTTGAAGGAGGTCAAAAA GTTGTGAAGGATGTAGTTTTGACCATAAACCAAGCGATGGGGCCGGTAGAGAAGGGTATGACAAAGATCCAAGAAACTTTCCACCAAACATCAGTCGATGACGAGGAGGAAGAAAAACAAGAGACAGAAATTATGATTGAGGAACAAGAAGAGAATTCATCAGGCGACAACAGATATAAACGAGAGACGGAGATTAAGATTGAGGAACATGAACATAAATTATCAAGTCAGGTGTCTATATCGCGAGATAGAACAAGTTGA
- the LOC107025172 gene encoding uncharacterized protein LOC107025172 — protein sequence MRSLSVKNKLGFITGEFKRPSSTSPQYCQWERCDNMVVSWILNSLSKDIADSVEYVSDAVELWKELEDRYDQTNGAKLFQIQRDINDLSQGVLDVTVYYTRMKKLWEELSNLSIKNQCSCACSCGGKEIMHKAEQDRRLIQFLMGLNEVYTVIRGSILMMNPLPSMAQAFALLVQEEKQREFKPHSQMFAEGSSMNSSIRVGSSNPSGGRSNSANASSSNSTGGRVFRTNYAPSNYPANNRPRPFCEHCKRSGHIIDKCYKLHGYPNQNNSSSGQGVNQQRYNNVQNQRVQTNYNASNKYTRGKGVAANVFADSSMGKTDAHTACSANLTNEQCGQLINLLQHLQLEQSEGVDSEEQVTCGAANFAGMIACNSSIDFDKLSCGCLKSRTDLWILDSGATHHMTFNINHLSHITNLPYPLLVKLPNGYKVKVTKVGDVRINDMITLFRGPSMKRPLEIGREQDGLYFLCSDCLKKKKDSPFTSQNAESAVMDTIPSTTNNVVSDSVPLLSHDSSFYLQYLPYGQAD from the exons ATGAGATCATTATCTGTGAAGAATAAATTAGGATTCATTACTGGAGAGTTCAAACGCCCTTCTTCAACATCTCCACAATATTGCCAATGGGAGAGATGTGATAATATGGTAGTATCTTGGATCCTTAATTCCCTTAGCAAAGATATTGCAGACAGTGTTGAGTATGTTTCTGATGCAGTAGAGTTATGGAAAGAGTTAGAAGATCGATATGATCAAACGAATGGTGCCAAATTGTTTCAAATCCAAAGGGATATCAATGATCTGAGTCAGGGAGTTCTTGATGTCACTGTGTACTACACTAGGATGAAGAAACTCTGGGAAGAATTGAGCAATCTGAGCATCAAGAACCAGTGTAGTTGTGCTTGCAGCTGTGGAGGTAAAGAGATTATGCATAAGGCTGAACAAGATCGAAGGTTGATCCAATTTCTAATGGGGCTTAATGAAGTCTATACTGTTATTAGAGGTAGTATTCTGATGATGAATCCACTACCATCCATGGCTCAAGCTTTTGCATTACTTGTACAAGAAGAGAAGCAAAGGGAGTTTAAGCCACACAGTCAAATGTTTGCTGAAGGAAGTTCAATGAATTCATCCATACGTGTTGGTTCATCTAATCCATCAGGTGGAAGGTCAAATTCTGCTAATGCTAGTTCATCAAACTCAACAGGAGGAAGAGTATTCAGAACAAATTATGCACCAAGCAATTATCCTGCAAACAATAGGCCTAGACCTTTCTGTGAACATTGCAAGAGATCAGGGCATATCATTGATAAATGTTACAAGTTACATGGTTATCCCAATCAAAATAACTCTTCTAGTGGACAAGGTGTTAATCAGCAAAGATACAATAATGTTCAGAACCAAAGGGTACAAACCAATTACAATGCAAGTAATAAATACACTAGAGGTAAAGGAGTGGCAGCTAATGTTTTTGCAGATTCATCAATGGGAAAAACTGATGCTCATACAGCCTGTAGTGCTAATCTCACCAATGAGCAATGTGGTCAGCTTATTAACCTGTTACAGCACCTTCAATTAGAGCAATCTGAAGGTGTAGATTCTGAGGAGCAAGTAACTTGTGGAGCTGCAAACTTCGCAGGTATGATAGCTTGCAACTCATCTATTGATTTTGATAAACTGTCGTGTGGATGTCTCAAATCAAGGACTGATTTATGGATACTAGATTCAGGAGCTACACATCACATGACCTTTAACATCAACCATCTCTCACATATTACTAACCTACCATATCCTCTTTTAGTTAAATTACCAAATGGATACAAAGTTAAGGTGACTAAAGTTGGAGATGTTAGAATCAATGACATGATCACATTGTTCAGA GGCCCTTCAATGAAGAGGCCTCTGGAGATTGGTAGAGAACAAGATGGATTGTACTTCCTTTGCTCAgactgtttaaaaaagaaaaaagacagtCCATTCACTTCACAG AATGCTGAATCTGCTGTAATGGACACAATTCCTAGTACCACAAATAATGTAGTTTCTGATTCTGTACCTCTTTTATCTCATGATTCTT CCTTTTACTTGCAATATTTGCCCTATGGCCAGGCAGACTAG
- the LOC107026390 gene encoding von Willebrand factor A domain-containing protein DDB_G0286969-like, which translates to MAEEFVKSVEDGVHLAKRIYFGKDRAVAPPKPMTAMAKASLSYLPESPMLYAVIGDPAIVDNPDIPSYQPHVHGRCDPPALIPLQMNGISLEADCYLDTAFITVTGSWRVHCVMGSRSCDCRIAVPMGEQGSILGVEVELPRKSYSTKIVTLDDESETEKVAKIEDGCFLKPHIFTLSIPQVDGGTNISVTIRWSQKLLYCNGQLTLDVPFSFPDFVTPAGKKISKKEKIQLNVNSGPGIEVICKSTSHPLKERQRQAGKLGFFYESDVLNWSRANFVFSYAVSSSHTCGNVLLQSPPPLDSDQREMFCFSLFPGDQQCRKVFKKEVIFVVDISGSMKGKPIEDTKQALFTALSKLNSQDLFNIIAFNNEKYLFSSSLELATKKAIENATQWIGTNFIAGGGTNILNPLTQAMEMFSYTQQHIPMIFLVTDGAVEDERHICDVLKSHLMQKQMICPRLYAFGIGLFCNHYFLRMLAMMSRGHYNAAYDVDSIEVRVEQLFSRASSVILANIAFENLDGLEEFEVFPTPVPDLSSKGPLVLSGRYRGVFPDTLKAKGVLADLSNFSLDLKAIQTKDIPLDKVLARQQIELLTAQAWLTENKDLEQKIAQTSIQNGVISEYTRMILIETDKGKVITESTTNTKRKVSTAPTKIEEPKLQKKTLLQNLGAGFGNYSATNENISPGTTETKPETAEILAKAASNCCGKTCEICCCMCCIRTCSKMNDQCAIVLTQFLGSLACLGCFACCELCCSVNDG; encoded by the exons ATGGCGGAGGAATTTGTGAAATCAGTTGAAGATGGTGTGCATCTAGCAAAAAGAATTTATTTCGGAAAGGATAGAGCGGTAGCGCCGCCTAAGCCAATGACGGCGATGGCGAAAGCCTCACTGTCTTACCTGCCGGAATCTCCTATGTTGTATGCTGTGATTGGTGATCCTGCTATCGTTGATAACCCGGATATTCCGAGCTACCAGCCTCACGTGCACGGGAGGTGTGATCCTCCTGCTTTGATTCCTCTTCAGATGAACGGAATTTCACTTGAAGCTGATTGTTATTTGGATACGGCGTTCATCACTGTTACAGGATCATGGCGTGTGCATTGTGTCATGGGTAGCCGTAGCTGTGACTGTCGTATAGCTGTACCCATGGGTGAACAG GGTTCAATTCTAGGTGTCGAGGTTGAGTTACCCAGGAAATCTTACAGCACTAAAATAGTTACCTTGGATGATGAAAGCGAAACAGAAAAGGTAGCCAAAATTGAAGATGGATGCTTTCTGAAGCCCCACATTTTTACCCTTTCAATACCACAG GTGGATGGTGGAACCAACATCTCTGTCACGATTAGATGGTCTCAGAAGTTATTATATTGCAATGGCCAGCTAACCTTGGACGTACCCTTTAGTTTCCCCGACTTCGTCACTCCAGctggaaaaaaaatatctaaaaaagaaaagatacagCTTAATGTTAACTCTGGTCCTGGAATAGAAGTTATATGCAAGAGCACTAGTCACCCTCTTAAG GAGCGACAACGTCAGGCTGGAAAGTTGGGCTTCTTCTATGAATCTGATGTTTTAAATTGGTCAAGGgctaattttgttttttcttatgCG GTTTcctcaagtcatacttgtggaAATGTACTTTTGCAATCACCCCCACCACTTGACAGCGACCAGAGAGAGATGTTTTGCTTCTCTCTTTTTCCGGGAGACCAGCAGTGTAGGAAG GTCTTCAAAAAGGAAGTGATATTTGTTGTTGATATAAGTGGGAGCATGAAGGGAAAACCAATTGAGGATACCAAACAAGCGCTTTTTACAGCCTTGTCAAAGCTTAATTCTCAAGATCTGTTCAATATAATAGCTTTCAACAACgaaaaatatctattttcatCATCACTCGAGTTGGCAACCAAGAAGGCTATTGAAAACGCAACTCAGTGGATTGGAACGAATTTTATTGCTGGTGGTGGCACAAATATTTTGAATCCATTGACTCAG GCCATGGAGATGTTTTCCTATACCCAGCAACACATTCCAATGATTTTCCTGGTTACTGATGGAGCTGTTGAAGATGAAAGACACATCTGTGATGTTCTGAAGAGTCATCTGATGCAAAAACAAATGATATGCCCGCGGCTTTACGCATTTGGCATAG GATTGTTCTGCAACCATTACTTTCTCCGCATGCTTGCAATGATGAGTCGTGGCCACTATAATGCTGCttatgatgttg ATTCCATTGAAGTTCGCGTTGAACAACTGTTCTCCAGGGCATCATCTGTCATTCTTGCGAATATTGCCTTTGAGAATCTTGATGGTCTTGAAGAATTTGAG GTCTTTCCCACTCCAGTTCCAGACCTTTCATCCAAAGGTCCATTAGTGTTGTCAGGCAGATACCGAGGAGTATTCCCTGACACGCTTAAAGCTAAAGGAGTCCTTGCAGACTTGAGTAACTTCTCCCTGGATCTGAAAGCTATACAGACAAAGGACATACCTCTTGATAAG GTGTTAGCAAGGCAACAGATTGAACTACTTACTGCTCAGGCCTGGTTGACTGAAAATAAGGACCTTGAACAGAAG ATAGCACAAACAAGTATACAGAACGGCGTTATTTCTGAGTATACACGCATGATATTGATAGAGACTGATAAAGGCAAAGTAATCACTGAATCAACCACCAACACCAAGCGAAAG GTTTCCACTGCTCCTACGAAGATTGAAGAGCCTAAATTACAGAAGAAGACATTGCTACAGAATCTCGGGGCTGGTTTTGGTAACTACAGTGCtacaaatgaaaatatttctccTGGAACCACCGAGACAAAACCTGAAACAGCAGAGATTCTAGCGAAGGCAGCATCCAATTGTTGTGGAAAGACATGTGAAATATGCTGTTGTATGTGCTGTATACGGACATGTTCGAAAATGAACGATCAATGTGCAATCGTGCTGACACAGTTCCTGGGTTCCTTGGCATGCTTAGGTTGCTTCGCTTGCTGTGAATTATGCTGTTCCGTAAATGATGGATGA